One region of Drosophila teissieri strain GT53w chromosome 2L, Prin_Dtei_1.1, whole genome shotgun sequence genomic DNA includes:
- the LOC122626248 gene encoding protein FAM92A-A, whose protein sequence is MFRRGKLSFLNTKDDRVKIINERINITERHLMEMCSSFALVTRKMAKYRDSFDELAKSVKSYADDEEINESLCQGLKSFTNAVTIMGDYMDINVHRLEHKIVNELAQFEQLCKSTRDNLRLAVIARDKEVLRQRQMLELKSKFSANNSAADSELFKAKMEVQRTNKEIDDIIGNFEQRKLRDVKQIISDFILISMKQHTKALEILSASYYDIGTIDERDDFLEFQKLMKSKEEPTSRKTALKKGLRSQSMDSLEHEHLVSPLKRRQKLSRSTKNLAGAGINHGSKTEPEDETDEQDEEDDEDEETEQSGDEEEESGTATDDEREPTQPSSQVTPRENVFGAKIRSASKDIATPSTSASATSAPSKPSRQTVKHPFKAVASTHVRLQKQFHVPQH, encoded by the exons atgtttcgtCGTGGAAAATTATCCTTCCTAAACACTAAAGACGACCgagttaaaataataaacgaaCGTATTAACATCACAGAACGGCATCTAATGGAGATGTGTTCTTCGTTCGCTTTGGTAACGCGCAAAATGGCCAA ATATCGGGACTCCTTCGATGAGTTGGCCAAGAGCGTGAAGAGTTACGCCGACGACGAGGAAATCAACGAGAGTCTCTGTCAGGGACTAAAGAGCTTCACCAATGCGGTCACCATAATGGGTGATTACATGGACATCAATGTACACCGGTTGGAACACAAG ATTGTCAACGAGTTGGCCCAATTCGAGCAGCTTTGCAAGTCCACGAGGGACAATCTTCGACTGGCTGTTATAGCTCGGGATAAGGAGGTTCTACGCCAACGCCAGATGCTGGAGCTCAAGTCAAAGTTTTCTGCGAACAAT AGTGCCGCCGATTCGGAGCTGTTTAAGGCCAAAATGGAGGTGCAGCGCACCAACAAGGAGATAGACGACATCATCGGGAACTTCGAGCAGCGGAAGTTGCGCGATGTGAAGCAGATTATCAGCGATTTTATACTGATCTCCATGAAGCAGCACACCAAGGCTCTGGAGATTCTCAGCGCAAGCTACTATGATATTGGAACCATTGATGAGCGCGACGATTTCCTAGAGTTTCAGAAACTGATGAAGTCCAAGGAAGAGCCCACTTCCCGGAAAACTGCCCTCAAAAAGGGTCTGCGCTCCCAGTCGATGGACAGCTTGGAGCACGAGCACCTGGTCAGTCCGCTAAAGAGGCGCCAGAAGTTATCAAGGAGCACCAAGAATCTGGCCGGCGCCGGAATCAATCATGGAAGTAAAACAGAACCCGAAGATGAAACCGACGAGCAGGATGAAGAGGATGATGAAGATGAG GAAACCGAGCAAAGTGGCGATGAGGAAGAGGAATCTGGTACGGCAACGGATGACGAGAGGGAGCCCACGCAGCCGAGCAGCCAGGTCACTCCGCGGGAGAATGTCTTTGGGGCAAAGATCCGATCTGCTAGCAAGGATATCGCCACGCCATCGACCAGCGCCAGTGCCACATCTGCTCCTTCGAAACCCAGCAGACAAACAGTCAAGCATCCCTTCAAGGCGGTGGCCTCCACCCATGTAAGGCTGCAGAAGCAGTTCCACGTGCCCCAGCATTAG
- the LOC122626187 gene encoding heat shock factor-binding protein 1: MTDLRNEMDSDLDQNYSLNSNADPKNMQELTIYVQNLLQNVQDKFQTMSDQIITRIDDMGNRIDDLEKSIADLMNQAGIEGQGPEK, from the exons ATGACCGATCTGCGCAACGAGATGGACAGCGATCTGGACCAGAACTACTCCCTGAACAGCAATGCGGACCCCAAGAACATGCAGGAGCTGACCATATAC GTACAAAATCTGTTGCAGAACGTTCAGGACAAGTTCCAGACGATGTCGGACCAGATAATAACGCGCATCGATGACATGGGCAACCGCATCGACGATCTGGAGAAGAGCATTGCGGATCTGATGAACCAGGCCGGGATCGAGGGTCAGGGCCCGGAGAAATGA
- the LOC122620036 gene encoding probable tRNA (guanine(26)-N(2))-dimethyltransferase, with amino-acid sequence MEVDEEKPQIIAENPNESVIRERNAEIVSGGNVFYNPVQEFNRDLSIAVLNVYRQRLTKERSEKALKKQRKKVKEQEDEKPTPVAEDPPVYEAGTRYEDGLRILEALAATGLRSIRYAQEIAGVRQIVANDLSRQAVASINTNIRHNKVEELIEPSYSDAMTLMYLSTHPEKRFDAVDLDPYGCPNRFLDGAMQCLVDGGLLLVTATDMAVLAGNAPEACYVKYGSVPLRMKCCHEMALRILLHCIESHANRYGKYIEPLLSISADFYIRIFVRVYVGQAQCKLSMSKQSWIYQCTGCETFTLQPLGITKPNPTASNPQQLKYGIPTGPAVNSQCEHCGHRHHLGGPIWSAPIHNPEFVQNLLKAVQESTLQSLGTQRRIVGVLSMVQEELQDVPLYYTPDKLCCVLKLEIVPMLKFRSAILHAGYRVSYSHASKNSLKTDAPPAVLWDILRSWSKRHPVNPERMIPGTSLAAILSKECTATYEFDELHPEANPKSRKSALSRFQENPTPHWGPGTRATIMIGDNKLPKSYRNQNKKQRHKASQLQPEDADKATPQTVDDEDDVDVEHLPKQPKLEATA; translated from the exons ATGGAAGTGGACGAGGAAAAACCGCAG ATAATTGCGGAAAACCCCAATGAAAGCGTGATACGCGAACGCAATGCAGAGATCGTTTCCGGCGGCAATGTATTCTACAATCCCGTCCAGGAATTCAATCGAGATCTGAGCATCGCAGTTCTGAATGTTTATCGCCAGAGATTGACCAAGGAGCGGAGCGAAAAGGCGCTCaaaaagcagcggaaaaaggtcaaggagcaggaggatgagAAGCCTACACCCGTCGCCGAGGATCCCCCTGTCTATGAGGCCGGTACCCGCTATGAGGATGGACTTCGGATCCTGGAGGCACTGGCAGCCACCGGCTTGCGTAGCATACGTTACGCACAGGAAATCGCCGGAGTCCGCCAGATCGTGGCCAACGATCTTTCCCGCCAGGCAGTGGCCTCCATCAACACAAATATCCGCCACAACAAGGTGGAGGAGTTGATCGAGCCCAGTTACTCGGATGCCAT GACCCTCATGTATCTTTCGACTCACCCCGAGAAGCGCTTTGATGCTGTGGACTTGGATCCGTACGGGTGTCCTAATCGCTTTTTGGATGGTGCCATGCAGTGCCTAGTGGACGGCGGCCTACTTCTGGTGACAGCCACCGACATGGCCGTGCTGGCAGGAAATGCTCCAGAAGCTTGCTATGTGAAATACGGATCAGTTCCGCTGCGGATGAAGTGCTGCCACGAGATGGCATTGCGCATTCTGCTGCACTGCATCGAGAGCCACGCGAACAGGTACGGCAAGTACATTGAACCACTACTGAGCATATCAGCGGACTTCTACATCCGGATATTTGTGCGAGTGTACGTCGGCCAGGCCCAATGCAAGTTGTCGATGAGCAAGCAGTCTTGGATATACCAATGTACCGGATGTGAGACATTCACGCTGCAGCCCTTGGGTATAACAAAGCCCAATCCCACGGCGAGTAATCCCCAGCAGCTGAAGTACGGAATTCCCACTGGCCCGGCGGTAAACTCGCAGTGCGAGCATTGCGGTCACAGGCATCATCTGGGTGGACCCATCTGGTCGGCTCCGATTCATAACCCTGAGTTCGTCCAGAATCTGTTGAAGGCCGTGCAGGAGTCAACCTTGCAATCGCTGGGAACGCAGAGGAGAATCGTAGGAGTTCTTTCCATGGTTCAAGAAGAGCTGCAGGATGTTCCTCTTTACTACACGCCGGACAAGCTGTGCTGTGTACTCAAGCTGGAAATCGTGCCCATGCTGAAGTTCCGGTCTGCCATTCTCCACGCTGGCTATCGAGTCTCATACTCGCATGCCTCGAAGAACTCATTGAAAACCGATGCACCACCAGCAGTGCTATGGGACATTCTGCGCAGCTGGAGCAAGCGACACCCGGTAAATCCCGAAAGGATGATCCCTGGTACTTCACTGGCGGCCATACTGTCGAAAGAATGCACTGCTACGTACGAGTTCGATGAACTGCATCCGGAGGCGAACCCGAAGAGCCGCAAATCGGCATTATCGCGATTCCAAGAGAATCCCACCCCACATTGGGGACCGGGAACCAGAGCCACTATCAT GATTGGCGACAATAAACTGCCCAAGAGCTACCGTAACCAGAACAAGAAACAGCGTCACAAAGCGTCGCAGCTCCAGCCGGAGGATGCCGATAAGGCTACTCCACAAACAGTGGACGATGAGGATGATGTAGATGTGGAGCACCTGCCCAAGCAGCCTAAGCTAGAGGCGACTGCGTGA
- the LOC122620046 gene encoding protein C1orf194 produces MIQYDTVQIKNVSWQPELHTEGTYVCSFPEPPLPEAHLKPGTWHGHLEPYQRLFYHQTMNSVRSSKRYRANPNIPKDTLDFSLQSRYDHTREAFPDKVDYVMQRETCRAVSSWSAPGAAKEIGSQLKSFRVLRNTRFIRRKQEDVLGHPLRIGGCKEKIHPHSVKLICSGVHNQLVNNGFSRQTSDGNFFRY; encoded by the exons ATGATTCAGTACGATACTGTGCAGATTAAGAATGTGTCATG GCAGCCCGAACTGCATACGGAGGGCACCTATGTGTGCTCTTTTCCGGAGCCCCCGCTGCCAGAGGCCCATCTTAAGCCGGGCACCTGGCACGGCCATCTGGAGCCGTATCAGCGGCTCTTCTATCATCAAACGATGAACTCGGTGCGCTCGAGCAAGCGGTACCGTGCCAATCCGAACATCCCGAAGGATACGCTGGACTTCTCGCTGCAGTCGCGGTATGATCATACCCGTGAAGCATTTCCGGACAAGGTGGACTACGTGATGCAGCGGGAGACGTGCCGGGCCGTAAGTAGCTGGTCAGCACCTGGAGCGGCCAAGGAAATCGGTTCCCAACTCAAATCATTTCGGGTGTTGCGCAATACGCGCTTCATTCGGCGGAAGCAGGAGGACGTATTGGGTCATCCTCTTCGCATTG GCGGTTGTAAGGAAAAGATTCATCCGCACAGCGTGAAGCTCATTTGCAGCGGTGTCCACAACCAGCTGGTCAACAATGGATTCtcacgccagacctccgacGGCAACTTTTTCCGCTATTAG